From Microbacterium sp. YJN-G, a single genomic window includes:
- a CDS encoding MFS transporter has product MYALLLAIIYIAFISLGLPDALVGSGWPVMHDDLGVPLAFAGILTMIIAAGTIASSLASERLTRRFGVGVVTAASVGMTASALLGFAFADSFWMLCLWAIPYGLGAGAVDAALNNYVALHYAARHMNWLHSFWGVGASISPFIMGAAISSGQGWSSAYQTVGLIQVALTVALFASVPLWARVDRARPEAAHRAHEPGPEGRATTGHVRLGVALRIPGVLLILAAFFAYCAIESTAILWASTYLVSERGIDPALAATFGALFLLGITAGRFLSGFIADRIGDRALIRGGFILVGVGIGLMALPLPTDVPALAGLVIAGLGCAPIYPAIVHSTPANFGAGNSQAIIGIQMAAAYTGSTIMPPLFGGLSAWTGMWILPFFLLLLVALGLVMSETLNRRIRHRPAAPLIESRTPAE; this is encoded by the coding sequence ATGTACGCACTACTTCTTGCGATCATCTACATCGCCTTCATCAGCCTGGGCCTGCCCGACGCGCTCGTCGGCTCGGGGTGGCCGGTGATGCACGACGACCTCGGGGTGCCCTTGGCGTTCGCCGGCATCCTGACGATGATCATCGCCGCCGGAACCATCGCGTCCAGCCTGGCGTCCGAACGACTCACCCGGCGCTTCGGTGTGGGGGTTGTCACTGCGGCCAGCGTCGGGATGACGGCATCCGCGCTGCTGGGGTTCGCTTTCGCGGACTCGTTCTGGATGCTGTGCCTCTGGGCGATCCCCTACGGTCTGGGAGCGGGGGCGGTGGATGCAGCCCTCAACAACTACGTCGCCCTGCACTACGCGGCGCGCCACATGAACTGGCTGCACAGCTTCTGGGGTGTCGGAGCGTCGATCAGCCCGTTCATCATGGGTGCGGCGATCAGCTCGGGGCAGGGCTGGTCGAGCGCCTATCAGACGGTCGGACTGATCCAGGTCGCTCTGACTGTCGCGCTCTTCGCGAGCGTGCCCCTCTGGGCGAGGGTCGACCGCGCCCGCCCCGAAGCCGCGCATCGCGCGCACGAGCCGGGCCCGGAAGGCAGGGCCACCACCGGCCATGTCCGCCTTGGTGTGGCGCTTCGCATCCCCGGAGTCCTGCTCATCCTCGCCGCGTTCTTCGCATACTGCGCCATCGAGAGCACCGCAATCCTGTGGGCCTCGACCTACCTCGTCTCAGAACGCGGCATCGATCCGGCGCTCGCGGCCACCTTCGGGGCGCTGTTCCTGCTGGGGATCACCGCCGGGCGATTCCTCAGCGGGTTCATCGCCGACCGCATCGGCGATCGCGCACTCATCCGCGGTGGATTCATCCTCGTCGGTGTCGGAATCGGGCTGATGGCGCTTCCCCTTCCGACGGATGTGCCGGCATTGGCCGGGCTGGTCATCGCCGGGCTCGGCTGCGCGCCGATCTACCCCGCGATCGTCCACTCCACTCCGGCGAACTTCGGAGCGGGGAACTCGCAGGCCATCATCGGCATCCAGATGGCCGCCGCCTATACCGGGTCGACGATCATGCCGCCACTGTTCGGTGGGCTGTCCGCCTGGACTGGCATGTGGATCCTGCCGTTCTTCCTCCTCCTCCTTGTGGCCCTCGGCCTCGTCATGTCCGAGACCCTGAATCGGCGCATCCGGCATCGGCCGGCGGCTCCGCTGATCGAGAGTCGGACGCCTGCCGAGTGA
- a CDS encoding MFS transporter: protein MTNSVSAAEQATAPQASTAEPQTPMSRSYIFWLMLASFGVSMAMMVPLSYGLAIRISELAPGHEEVLGYITGTAQAAYLVISPLIGIWSDRTRSRWGRRTPFVYLGIVIGIVGLVVIALAPNLLVVGAGWVLGMSGWSIAGAPLQLLQADKLPESQRGKVSALTSLMTQIAPVVGIGVAYAVSSNTTLVFLVPGVIGAVMLAIFPLIKPEGSSKDLPPAAHVTAKSVFASYGFNVRKYPDFAWNWLGRFVFFIGLYFNTTFGTFFYAQRLDLPVREVGGIVATVGMIGVLAAAVGALAGGFLSDKLKRRRLFVLIAALLFVLGAITEATAWSLPQIIVGALLMQLAIAVFATVDQAIVYAIIPERDQVGRYMALVQFAQKIPSAIAPLIAGVVITIGAVGDVKNYTLLYLTGAVFALVGGLIILLKVKSVR, encoded by the coding sequence GTGACCAACAGTGTGTCGGCGGCCGAACAGGCCACTGCTCCCCAGGCGTCGACGGCAGAGCCGCAGACGCCGATGAGCCGCTCATACATCTTCTGGCTCATGCTGGCGAGCTTCGGCGTCTCGATGGCCATGATGGTGCCGCTCTCCTACGGGCTCGCGATACGCATCTCAGAACTGGCGCCAGGGCACGAAGAGGTCCTGGGCTACATCACGGGCACCGCGCAGGCGGCCTACCTCGTCATCAGCCCGCTGATCGGGATCTGGAGCGACCGCACCCGTTCACGCTGGGGGCGCCGAACGCCCTTCGTCTATCTGGGCATCGTGATCGGCATCGTCGGCCTGGTCGTCATCGCACTCGCGCCGAACCTGCTCGTCGTCGGTGCCGGCTGGGTGCTGGGGATGTCGGGCTGGTCCATCGCGGGCGCGCCGCTGCAGCTGCTGCAGGCCGACAAGCTCCCTGAGAGCCAGCGCGGCAAGGTGTCGGCCCTGACCAGCCTCATGACCCAGATCGCGCCGGTTGTCGGCATCGGAGTGGCGTACGCGGTGTCGTCCAACACCACGCTCGTCTTCCTCGTTCCCGGTGTCATCGGCGCGGTCATGCTCGCGATCTTCCCGCTGATCAAGCCCGAGGGCAGCTCGAAGGACCTCCCTCCTGCGGCCCACGTCACCGCCAAGTCGGTGTTCGCCAGCTACGGCTTCAACGTGCGCAAGTACCCCGACTTCGCCTGGAACTGGCTCGGCCGATTCGTCTTCTTCATCGGCCTGTACTTCAACACGACGTTCGGCACCTTCTTCTATGCCCAGCGGCTCGACCTGCCGGTGCGCGAGGTGGGCGGCATCGTCGCCACCGTCGGCATGATCGGAGTCCTCGCCGCCGCGGTGGGCGCACTGGCCGGCGGCTTCCTCTCGGACAAGCTGAAGCGCCGACGTCTGTTCGTGCTCATCGCCGCCCTGCTGTTCGTCCTCGGTGCGATCACCGAGGCAACGGCGTGGTCGCTGCCTCAGATCATCGTGGGTGCGCTGCTCATGCAGCTCGCGATCGCCGTGTTCGCGACCGTCGACCAGGCGATCGTCTACGCGATCATCCCCGAGCGCGATCAGGTCGGGCGCTACATGGCCCTCGTCCAGTTCGCCCAGAAGATCCCGAGTGCGATCGCGCCGCTCATCGCCGGCGTCGTCATCACCATCGGTGCGGTCGGCGACGTGAAGAACTACACGCTTCTCTACCTCACGGGCGCCGTCTTCGCCCTCGTGGGCGGCCTCATCATCCTGCTCAAGGTCAAGTCGGTCCGCTGA
- a CDS encoding family 1 glycosylhydrolase, with product MTSFPDGFLWGAATAGHQIEGNNVNSDWWAREQMMPGMELSGDAVDSYHRYREDIQLLADAGLTSYRFSLEWSRIEPVRGYFSKAELAHYRRMIEFCFEKGVTPVVTLQHFTTPQWFAGLGGWDGPEAQELFCAFVEQACTILDGVEWVVTMNEPNMQAAIMTAMRHLAASGGDWTSPTVEAEGDDEKKKSHGEFLTYADPEIGRMFTRIHHAAREIVRARTNAKVGWTIAAGALTAAPGGEDKLLQIRYGKEDVYWEGSRGDDFVGVQAYSSQQVDANGLVPHPPHPDNTLVGTAYRPDSLAMAVRHAWEVSEHTPIVITENGIATADDTQRIRYTGEALEGLLGTIADGIDVRGYLHWTLLDNFEWGHWEPTFGLIAVDRDTFVRSPKPSLGWLGAVAQRNALPTEA from the coding sequence ATGACCAGCTTCCCAGACGGCTTCCTGTGGGGCGCCGCGACCGCAGGCCACCAGATCGAGGGCAACAACGTCAACAGCGACTGGTGGGCCCGAGAGCAGATGATGCCGGGCATGGAACTGTCGGGCGACGCGGTGGACAGCTACCACCGCTACCGCGAAGACATCCAGCTGCTCGCCGACGCAGGCCTCACCTCCTACCGGTTCAGCCTGGAGTGGTCGCGCATCGAGCCGGTGCGCGGATACTTCTCCAAGGCCGAGCTCGCCCACTACCGTCGCATGATCGAGTTCTGCTTCGAGAAGGGCGTGACCCCGGTCGTCACCCTGCAGCACTTCACAACCCCCCAGTGGTTCGCGGGGCTCGGCGGCTGGGACGGACCCGAGGCGCAGGAGCTGTTCTGCGCGTTCGTCGAGCAGGCGTGCACGATCCTCGACGGGGTCGAGTGGGTCGTCACCATGAACGAGCCCAACATGCAGGCCGCCATCATGACCGCGATGCGCCACCTCGCAGCCTCGGGCGGCGACTGGACCAGCCCCACCGTCGAGGCGGAAGGCGACGACGAGAAGAAGAAGTCGCACGGCGAGTTCCTCACGTACGCCGATCCCGAGATCGGCCGCATGTTCACCCGCATCCACCACGCGGCACGCGAGATCGTACGCGCCCGCACCAACGCGAAGGTCGGCTGGACCATCGCCGCAGGCGCGCTGACCGCAGCCCCCGGCGGCGAGGACAAGCTGCTCCAGATCCGCTATGGCAAGGAAGACGTCTACTGGGAAGGCAGCCGCGGCGACGACTTCGTCGGCGTGCAGGCCTACTCGAGCCAGCAGGTCGACGCGAACGGGCTGGTGCCGCACCCGCCTCACCCCGACAACACCCTCGTCGGCACCGCCTACCGTCCCGACTCGCTCGCGATGGCCGTGCGTCACGCGTGGGAGGTCAGCGAGCACACGCCGATCGTGATCACCGAGAACGGCATCGCGACGGCCGACGACACCCAGCGCATCCGCTACACCGGTGAGGCACTCGAGGGGCTGCTCGGCACGATCGCCGACGGCATCGACGTCCGCGGGTACCTGCACTGGACCCTGCTCGACAACTTCGAGTGGGGCCACTGGGAGCCGACGTTCGGCCTCATCGCCGTCGATCGCGACACATTCGTCCGTAGCCCCAAGCCCAGCCTCGGCTGGCTCGGCGCGGTCGCACAGCGCAACGCCCTGCCGACGGAGGCCTGA
- a CDS encoding TetR/AcrR family transcriptional regulator → MEMKGMDASTAPTASVDAAPRRRGPYSSTPARRAQIVRAALASIAEHGYERASLRDIAARADVTHAALLRHFASKDALLLAALAQRDADDEEFARHIMESDVPAERVLSGVLENEFAHPEQVRNWLAITVAATNPDHPAHEFFLARRERMRSHLSSRRFGTDEDGEELSADDKVTMLMAMIDGLRIQALMDPGHDMLPLLEVFMRLIASPGAD, encoded by the coding sequence ATGGAGATGAAGGGCATGGATGCCTCGACCGCGCCGACCGCGTCCGTCGACGCCGCTCCGCGACGGCGCGGACCGTACTCGTCGACCCCGGCTCGGCGCGCCCAGATCGTGCGCGCGGCTCTCGCGAGCATCGCCGAGCACGGTTACGAGCGCGCGTCCCTGCGCGACATCGCAGCGCGCGCCGACGTCACCCATGCCGCGCTCCTCCGACACTTCGCGAGCAAAGATGCCCTGCTTCTGGCCGCTCTCGCTCAGCGCGACGCCGACGACGAAGAATTCGCGCGTCACATCATGGAGTCGGACGTGCCCGCCGAACGCGTGCTGTCAGGCGTGCTCGAGAACGAGTTCGCGCACCCCGAGCAGGTTCGCAACTGGCTCGCGATCACCGTCGCGGCCACGAACCCCGATCATCCTGCCCACGAGTTCTTCCTCGCGCGCCGCGAGCGCATGCGCTCCCACCTGTCGAGCAGACGATTCGGCACAGACGAAGACGGCGAAGAACTCAGCGCCGACGACAAGGTGACGATGCTCATGGCGATGATCGACGGCCTTCGCATCCAAGCACTCATGGACCCCGGCCACGACATGCTGCCGCTGCTCGAGGTGTTCATGCGCCTGATCGCGAGCCCAGGCGCCGACTGA
- a CDS encoding DeoR/GlpR family DNA-binding transcription regulator, with amino-acid sequence MIIRSVDSSPRSVAELVELTRLSAVTVRRDLADLAEQGLLVRTRGGAAPAVRRGAEYPFGLREASEADTKRRLARAAATIVEPGHAVLIDNGTTALAVARELAGLGITAMALSLHAAAALAAVPGNQVLVPGGPVDTDDLAFTSAGAADAVRAMRFDVAFIGACAAHPDHGLTVATWGDAHLKRAALDSSTERVLVATADKFHRTAAHRFGRIGDITTIVTTADAAPSVLYDARESGARILTVSPTDPPHGDARRPDASASSRGGTSRSGRSTPHA; translated from the coding sequence ATGATCATTCGCTCGGTGGACTCTTCTCCCCGCAGCGTCGCGGAACTTGTCGAACTCACCCGCCTTTCGGCCGTGACGGTGCGTCGCGATCTCGCCGATCTCGCGGAGCAGGGGTTGCTCGTGCGTACGCGCGGCGGCGCGGCGCCCGCGGTTCGCCGCGGCGCCGAGTACCCGTTCGGGTTGAGGGAAGCCTCCGAGGCCGACACCAAGCGACGCCTCGCCCGCGCGGCAGCCACGATTGTCGAACCTGGGCACGCCGTCCTGATCGACAACGGCACGACGGCGCTCGCGGTCGCACGCGAGCTCGCAGGCCTCGGCATCACGGCGATGGCATTGTCCCTGCACGCCGCAGCAGCGCTTGCCGCGGTGCCCGGCAATCAGGTCCTCGTCCCCGGGGGGCCGGTCGACACCGACGATCTCGCCTTCACCAGCGCAGGCGCAGCCGACGCGGTGCGCGCGATGCGCTTCGACGTCGCGTTCATCGGCGCGTGCGCCGCCCATCCCGACCACGGCCTCACCGTCGCCACCTGGGGAGACGCACATCTCAAGCGAGCGGCGCTCGACTCCTCGACGGAACGGGTGCTCGTCGCGACTGCGGACAAATTCCACCGGACGGCAGCGCACCGCTTCGGCCGAATCGGCGACATCACCACCATCGTCACGACGGCCGACGCTGCACCATCGGTGCTCTACGATGCTCGGGAATCGGGAGCGCGCATCCTCACCGTCTCCCCCACAGATCCGCCGCACGGGGATGCGCGGCGCCCGGATGCGAGCGCCTCCTCGAGGGGAGGCACGTCGAGGTCCGGACGCTCCA
- a CDS encoding family 78 glycoside hydrolase catalytic domain translates to MLRSAPYALTVDSGGDDFVVTGPTPRLSWKAAGENDRFEIESSVDGGESRTVETVGHRFIDWPFEALSSATRVSWRVRHAETDAAWSDWASFEVGLLDEDWRAAWVSPVESVDAGYGKRRAHVLRGEFTLPDGVVTARLYATALGLYTATVNGQRVGTDELAPGSTSYDRTLYAQAHDVTGSLAVGVNVIEIELSDGWYRGQVGAFRLPAGWGTVLGARAELHATLEDGTVRVICTDEEWVSVPSTLTRADLMDGQTVDFTLDIEAGEPVRVGAVADAPAIEWSPAPPVRVVETRAPVSSREIRPGVWVVDFGQNTSGWVRLNDLGVPGTRTEIDYGEYVDASGDLSTAHLDSERPEGRKAFVQRDEVIAGAAGDVFEPRHTVHGFQYVRLSRRGAGFDPTSITMQIVQTDLARAGTFASSDEDLNRLHEIADWSFRGNAVDVPTDCPTRERLAWSGDYQVFAPTATRLYDVLGFTRKWLRSVRDDQLDDGRIANFSPDGRRIKHHLDDQFAMMTGSSGWGDAIVAVPWEMYLSYGDREVLAENYDAMVRWVEWALEKARTTRHHARVQASPEPESFEQYLWDGTFHWGEWTEPKERDADGNRVDPIKHNPMAWFMADKGEVGTAYLHRSTATLARIAEILGHETDAARYAETADKVADAWRLGYLNSDGTTATDTQAAYVRALSFGLVPADLRAAAVERLVELIQENDTHLATGFLATGDLLPVLADAGRADLAYALLGQRTTPSWLYMVDRGATTIWEDWEGIDEHGTAHDSLNHYSKGAVIRFLHTHTLGLQQDADSVAWEKITISPVPAPGMTWARGTHDGPQGEIAVEWRVEGEAIRITADIPVSTIARVVFPDGTVHAAGPGRFDQIAGLPASLTAAVTAR, encoded by the coding sequence ATGCTGCGCAGCGCTCCGTACGCCCTCACCGTCGACAGCGGGGGAGACGACTTCGTCGTCACCGGCCCCACCCCGAGACTCTCGTGGAAGGCTGCGGGGGAGAACGACCGGTTCGAGATCGAGTCGAGCGTGGACGGGGGTGAGTCGAGGACCGTCGAGACGGTCGGCCATCGCTTCATCGACTGGCCGTTCGAGGCGCTGTCCAGCGCTACCAGGGTGAGCTGGCGCGTGCGCCATGCCGAGACGGATGCCGCGTGGTCGGACTGGGCCTCGTTCGAGGTCGGCCTCCTCGACGAAGACTGGCGTGCCGCCTGGGTGTCGCCGGTCGAGTCGGTCGACGCCGGCTACGGCAAACGGCGCGCGCACGTCCTGCGCGGGGAGTTCACGCTTCCCGACGGAGTCGTCACCGCACGTCTGTACGCGACGGCGCTCGGTCTCTATACCGCTACTGTCAATGGTCAACGCGTCGGCACCGACGAGCTGGCGCCGGGTTCGACCTCGTACGATCGCACCCTGTACGCGCAGGCGCACGACGTCACGGGGTCTCTCGCCGTTGGTGTGAACGTGATCGAGATCGAGTTGTCCGACGGCTGGTACCGCGGGCAGGTCGGTGCCTTCCGGCTCCCGGCTGGATGGGGGACCGTGCTCGGCGCGCGCGCCGAGCTGCACGCGACCCTCGAAGACGGAACCGTCCGTGTCATCTGCACCGATGAAGAGTGGGTCAGCGTCCCGTCCACGCTGACACGTGCGGATCTGATGGACGGCCAGACCGTCGACTTCACGCTCGACATCGAGGCGGGCGAGCCGGTCCGTGTCGGAGCGGTCGCCGACGCGCCTGCGATCGAGTGGTCGCCCGCGCCGCCCGTGCGCGTCGTGGAGACCCGCGCGCCGGTCTCATCGCGCGAGATCCGACCGGGAGTCTGGGTCGTCGACTTCGGGCAGAACACCTCGGGCTGGGTTCGTCTCAACGACCTCGGCGTTCCAGGTACGCGCACCGAGATCGACTACGGCGAGTATGTGGATGCCTCAGGCGACCTGTCGACGGCGCACCTCGACTCCGAGCGGCCTGAGGGGCGCAAGGCGTTCGTCCAGCGCGACGAGGTCATCGCCGGCGCTGCGGGCGATGTGTTCGAGCCGCGTCACACCGTCCACGGCTTCCAGTACGTGCGCCTCAGCCGTCGGGGCGCAGGATTCGACCCGACGTCCATCACGATGCAGATCGTTCAGACAGACCTCGCCCGAGCCGGCACCTTCGCCAGCAGCGACGAGGATCTGAACCGGCTGCACGAGATCGCCGACTGGAGCTTCCGCGGCAACGCGGTCGATGTCCCCACCGACTGCCCGACCCGCGAGCGGCTCGCCTGGAGTGGCGACTACCAGGTGTTCGCGCCCACCGCGACGCGCCTGTATGACGTGCTCGGCTTCACCCGCAAGTGGTTGCGCTCGGTGCGTGACGACCAGCTCGATGACGGTCGCATCGCGAACTTCTCTCCGGACGGCCGTCGCATCAAGCACCACCTCGACGACCAGTTCGCGATGATGACCGGTTCGTCGGGCTGGGGCGACGCGATCGTCGCCGTGCCGTGGGAGATGTACCTCTCGTACGGCGACCGCGAGGTGCTCGCCGAGAACTACGACGCCATGGTGCGCTGGGTGGAGTGGGCGCTCGAGAAGGCCCGCACCACCCGCCACCACGCCCGGGTGCAGGCGTCGCCCGAGCCGGAGTCGTTCGAGCAGTACCTCTGGGACGGCACGTTCCACTGGGGCGAGTGGACCGAGCCCAAGGAACGCGACGCCGACGGCAACCGCGTCGACCCGATCAAGCACAATCCGATGGCGTGGTTCATGGCCGACAAGGGCGAGGTGGGTACCGCCTATCTGCACCGGTCGACCGCGACGCTCGCCCGGATCGCCGAGATCCTCGGACACGAGACGGATGCTGCGCGCTACGCCGAGACCGCCGACAAGGTCGCCGACGCCTGGCGTCTGGGCTACCTGAACAGTGACGGCACGACAGCGACCGACACCCAGGCCGCCTATGTGCGCGCTCTGTCGTTCGGCCTGGTCCCCGCCGACCTGCGTGCGGCCGCGGTCGAGCGGCTCGTCGAGCTGATCCAGGAGAACGACACGCACCTTGCCACCGGCTTCCTCGCGACCGGAGACCTGCTCCCCGTGCTCGCGGATGCGGGGCGCGCCGACCTCGCCTACGCGCTGCTGGGGCAGCGGACCACGCCGTCATGGCTGTACATGGTCGACCGCGGCGCGACGACCATCTGGGAGGACTGGGAGGGCATCGACGAGCACGGCACCGCCCATGACTCGCTCAACCACTACAGCAAGGGCGCCGTCATCCGCTTCCTCCACACCCACACGTTGGGGCTGCAGCAGGACGCCGACTCGGTCGCGTGGGAGAAGATCACGATCTCTCCCGTGCCCGCGCCGGGCATGACCTGGGCACGCGGCACCCACGACGGCCCCCAGGGCGAGATCGCCGTCGAGTGGCGAGTCGAAGGCGAGGCCATCCGCATCACCGCCGACATCCCGGTGAGCACCATCGCCCGCGTCGTCTTCCCCGACGGCACTGTCCACGCCGCCGGCCCCGGCCGATTCGACCAGATCGCCGGTCTTCCGGCATCCCTCACCGCTGCCGTCACCGCCCGGTGA